The following DNA comes from Bradyrhizobium sp. SK17.
GCCTGGTACTATCTGCACGAGCGGGCCTGGGCCGTGGTTCCGTTCGGACGACGCACCGGTTAGCACGCCGCTTGCGTCAGCAGGCGGTGGCAGGTTTCGACGAACACCTCGGCGCCCGTGACGATATCGGCATCGTCGGTGTTCTCGCTCCAGTGATGGCTGATGCCGCCGATCGACGGCACGAACAGCATCGCCGCCGGCATGAGCGTGGCAAGCACCTGCGCGTCGTGACCGGCGCCGCTCGGCATGCGGATCGATTTGCCGCCGGCGCAGGTCGCGCTGGCCGCCTCGATCGCATCCTGGAATGCCGGCGTCATCATCGCGGGCACGCCGGTGCGGATGCGCTCGACCTGCACGCCGCAGCCGCCCTGCGCGGTGGCCTCGGCCGCCAGACGATGCAGATGTTGCTCGAGACGCGCGATCACCTCGGGATTGTCGTCGCGGATCTGGAACAGCATCTCGGCGCCGCCGGGGATGATGCTGGGCGCGCCTGGGTCCAGCGTGATGCGGCCAGTGGTCCACACCGTGCGCGGTCCGCACAGGGCAGGGAAGCTGTCGTCGATCGCGACGCAGAACCGCGCCAGCGCCAGGCCCGCATCCTTGCGCACCGCCATCCGCGTGGTGCCGGCATGGTTCTGCGCACCGGTGAAGGTGATGCGGAACTGCCAGATACCGACGATGGAGGTGACGACGCCGATCTTGAGCCCGCTGCTTTCCAGCGTGTCGCCTTGCTCGATATGGGCTTCGAGATAGCCGATATGGCGGGAAGCCTCGGCGGTGAGGCGAGGGCGGCCGGCAAAGCCTGCATCCTGCAATGCCTGTCGCATCGCGCGGCCGCTCGAGCGGTCGCGCGCGGCATCGATGTCGGCCTCGCTCACTGCGCCGGCGAACGAGCGGCTGCCGAGGAAACTGCCGAAATGGCCTTCCTCGTCGCACCAGGCGGCGACTTCGACCGCGCCGTTGATGCCGGGATCTCGGTTGATGACGCGCGCGGCTTCCAACGCATAGATCACGCCGAGCGGTCCATCGAGCCAGCCGGCATGGTTCTGGCTCTCGAGATGCGAGCCTGCGAGCAGCTTTGGTCCCGCCTTTGTGCTGCTGCCGAACACGTTGCCGATCCCGTCGATGGTTGCGGTGAGGTCCGCATCGGGCAGGCGTGCCGCAAGCCAGTCGAGCGAGCGCAGATGCGGTTCCGAGAATGTCGGCTTGTGTACACCGCTTTTGTAGGCGCCGATCGCGCGTAGCGCGTTGAGATCGGCGAGCACGCGCTTGCCGTCGAAGCGATGGTTGATGGCGGGCATTGGTTGGACTCCGGACTAGCGTGTTCGACGGCGCGTTGGCGCCGCAATCCCGTCTTGATGCCGTCGCGGTCGGATGCGACGAACCAAACAAGGCAAACGATTTCTTAGCGGTTCTGCTCTTAGGTCGCAGTACTGATGTCGCGGTACGAATAGCGTGTGAGTGTGATCATGTCTGCATTCCGGAACTGGGCTCGTAAGGCCGCCGTGTTGTTTCTTCCGATCGCGCTCGGTGCCTGTGCGCAATATTCGCAGCAATACAGCATGTCCACGCCGGCGCCGGGAACCGGCCCGCTGGCGTGGGATGGTGCCGGACAGGATCCCAATCTGCCGCAGCCGCGACGCCATGCGCGGAATACGTCGCCGGCGGTGGCCGAGACGTCCGACATACAAGTGTCGGAAGCGGACGCCGACGATCGACTGGCGCGCAAGCTCGTGATTTGCAGCACCTGCATCAAGCAGGCGCCGGCGGCGCAGCCGAACAATCGCCAGGATGTCGCAAGCGCAGCCAATCACTAGCGCGCCCAAGCCGCGAAGCAGTTCACTGCGAAAGCCGCGGATCTCGTTTGCGCAGGGACTAACCGCGAACGGTCCCGCGCGAGCGCTGGATGTTCATCCCGTGCGCTGGCCTTAGTTAGGCCACGATATCGCTTGATGCGCAGGCCCATGTCGTTCCGTCGATTCCTCATCCCCGCCGTCGTCGTCGCGCTTGCCGCCGCAATCCTGATTCACGCCGGCGGTTCGCGGGCGCATGCCCATGTGCCGTCGCATTGTGGTTTCTGGACCTCGATCGAGGCCGGATTGTCCTGCAGGTAGGCGGCCATCCCCGGAAAAGCGTTCTGAACGCTTGCCCGACCGGCCAATCGCCACTATACGTTCGCCCGTCGCGACCGTTGACGGTCATGACCAGTCCGGCGCATCTCACGTCTAACGTATTGATCTGCCGGGAGTTTTGCTCCCTTCGTCTATCGGTTAGGACGCCACCCTTTCACGGTGGAGAGAGCGGTTCGATTCCGCTAGGGAGCGCCAATGTTTCCAACGCATATCCCATCCGAGCCGCGAGCCCGTCCAACGTGACTGCGTTCAATGCCCATGCATGCGGGCATGACGCGGCAGGGGAGTTCCGTCGGCGGCTGCGCGGCTAACCGGGGTGCGCATTTAATCGACGGTCGTTTTGATATCCTGCGGGCGGTTGAAATTAATGTTTAATTTAACCCGTCGCTTGACCGACTCTTTTGCCCCTGATTAGAAGCCTGCGCGAGATTTTTAATCCATTGGGAGCATGCGATGTTGCGCCAGGTTGCGCTCGGACTAGTGATGGCTGCGGCGATTGCCGCGCCTGCGGCGAATGCCTCGACCCTCACCGGCGTGCTGACCGCGGACAACGGATTTCAGGCTTACATCAGCTCGAGCGACTCCACGCTCGGCACACTGATCACCCCCGGCGGCACCGGCGTTGACTGGCGCAACCCGCAGTCGTTCAGCCTGAACCTCGGCGCCGGGACCTGGTACCTGCACATCGTGGCGGAGAACTACGCCTCGGATTCCGATCACACCACGACGCCGTCGAGCGGCAGCAATCCGAACGCCATCCTGGGTCAGTTCAACCTGCTCGGCGGTGGACTGTTCGGCAACGGTTCAGCCACGCTCCTGACGTCGACGGATGCCGCCTGGCGCGCCCAGACGGTCACCGCCGGCTCGTCCTGGAGCACTCCGTCCGGAGCGGCCGCCTTGCAGGCGGGTGACAGCAGCAATGGCGGCGCCAACATCTGGACCGGCGCGTATGGCGGGCCGATCGCGGGCATCAGCACGAATGCACAGTGGATCTGGGGCAGCGGCGACAACACCGGGCAGGCCTTCTTCTCCACCACGATCTCCGCCGTCCCCGAGCCTTCGACCTGGGCGATGATGATCCTGGGCTTCTCCGGACTCGGCTTCCTGGCCTATCGGCGGCGCAATGCGCTGAGCGCGGCCTGATCCTCAGCTGATCGGCGTTGATAGCAAGACCGCCTTCGGGCGGTCTTTTTGTTTTCCGGATCAGGGAGGCGAGGTCGGCGAGGCTCGTGGCGCCGCCTTCCGTTGGTCGTTTGCCGCGGAGCCAATCAGGTTCCTGAATTCGGAGTATATTAATTATCCATTTCACATCGCCCCCGCCGTCCTCCTAAAACCAAACTGGCGAAAGTCTGACGCGTTGACGGGCCGAAACAGGCCCGACTGATGCGACTATTTTTTGAGGCTGGTGTTCAAATGAAGTTATTGCTGAATTTTGGATCGATTGTCGCAGGATTGGCCCTGCTATGTGTCGGTGCCTCTAGCGCAACGGCGTCAGTGGTTACCGAGCGTTACACCGTCGACATCGCCGTGACCGATGACACCACGGGAAATACGATCACGACGACCGGCTATATCGACACCGACGGAAAGACCGGCGCACTGTCGAAGTCCGATATCCTGGCTTTCAGTCTGACCATCGGAACTCACGTCGCGGACAAGCTTTCGAACATGTCTTTCAGTGGAAGTAACGTCCTGGAAGCGGTCGGCAGCAATCTCATATTCAATTTTGACGGCAATTTCGGTCCGAGCGGGCATTCCTTGCTACTCTTTTCCAATGACGGCCAGGCGGATCTCATCCTGTTTTCTTTTGGGGAGATCGACGACGACTACCCTGTGGCCGGCGCATCCCATAGTACGGGCTCGCCCGCCTCGATCGCGTTCGGAACCAACGGGACCATTTTGACCGCTGCGGTCCCGGAGCCTGCCACTTGGGTCATGATGATCCTTGGCTTCTGCGGACTGGGCTTTCTGGCTCGTCGTAAGCGCAACCGGCCGCTGCTCGGACAACTGATTTGATTGAGGGCTTCATGAAGATGTCCCGTGCCTGGTTGATTGCCGCGCTCCTTGCGGCAGGTGCAACCCGACCTGCCGCAGCGCTCCCGCTCACGAGCGATCTGTTGACCAACTTCAACGCGATCGTCACCAACTTCAGCTCACAGTCCGACACCGTCGGAGCGGTGATGATCGGCGGCAATCTGTCGGGCCCGAGCACGACATTCGATACCCAGGGTTATCAACCGACGGCCTCTTCGCTTTCGGGCTACGGTGGGGTCAACATCTACGGAAATGCCTCCGGCGGCCCGTACAACGTCAACAATCTGACGGTGCATGTCGGAGGTTCGCAGAACGCGACCTTCTCGGGTGCCAGCAAGGTCACCTCCAATTACGCCTTTCCCTACAGTTACAGCTCGATTGCGGGGCAGCTGACGCAGGTCTCGAGCGCGCTCTCCAAGATGGCGACAACTGGGTCGTCCGGTCTCGCCATCATTTCGCAGAACAGCTCTATCTTTACCGCCCAGCCGGTGAACGGTGTCGCCGTGATCAATATCACTGCCGCCCAGCTGGAGCAGGTCAGCAATCCGACCTTCGACCTCAACGGCGCAAAGCTGCTGGTCGTCAACGTCGACGGAAACTTTTCCACTGGGTCGGGAAACTTCAACGACAGCAACTACGCGTCGGACATATTGTGGAATTTCTACGACGCGACGAGCCTCAACTTCGGCGTCGAATTCGGCGGCACCGTTCTTGCTCCCAACGCAACCGTGTCAAGCTCCAGCCCGATCGATGGGACGCTGTTCGCCGCCTCGTTCCAAGGCAACGGCGAACTGCACTTCAAGACCCTCACTGACGCCAGCTATCTGAATTCGGTCGGGTCCGTTCCCGAAGCTTCTACCTGGACAATGCTGTTGCTTGGTTTCGCTGGTCTCGGCTTGGCGTCCTGTCGCCGGATCAAGAGCGAGCGCCGCTCCGGCGTCGATGCCAAAGCGCAGTTCGGCTAGATCCAACCAGAACCCAGTTTGCTCTAGGCACGACGCGGGAAGAGCAGGGTGGCTTTCCCGGGGAGCTCACGCTCAAGCGATGGGCTCCGCTCTACGGATCGGTCTGGATCGCTTGCATGATCGAGTCGCGAAGCCACTTATGGCCGGGATCGCGTTCGCTGCTCACATGCCACATCAGATAGGCATGCTGCTCGGGTAGCTTCATCGGAACTTCGTGGATGTCGAGATCGAAGTTCCGAGCGATCTCGTTGGCGAAGCGGCGCGGCAGGAAGCCGATCAGGTCGGTGCGCTCGATCATCGGTGCCATCGACCAGATCTTG
Coding sequences within:
- a CDS encoding Zn-dependent hydrolase, whose protein sequence is MPAINHRFDGKRVLADLNALRAIGAYKSGVHKPTFSEPHLRSLDWLAARLPDADLTATIDGIGNVFGSSTKAGPKLLAGSHLESQNHAGWLDGPLGVIYALEAARVINRDPGINGAVEVAAWCDEEGHFGSFLGSRSFAGAVSEADIDAARDRSSGRAMRQALQDAGFAGRPRLTAEASRHIGYLEAHIEQGDTLESSGLKIGVVTSIVGIWQFRITFTGAQNHAGTTRMAVRKDAGLALARFCVAIDDSFPALCGPRTVWTTGRITLDPGAPSIIPGGAEMLFQIRDDNPEVIARLEQHLHRLAAEATAQGGCGVQVERIRTGVPAMMTPAFQDAIEAASATCAGGKSIRMPSGAGHDAQVLATLMPAAMLFVPSIGGISHHWSENTDDADIVTGAEVFVETCHRLLTQAAC
- a CDS encoding PEPxxWA-CTERM sorting domain-containing protein, encoding MKLLLNFGSIVAGLALLCVGASSATASVVTERYTVDIAVTDDTTGNTITTTGYIDTDGKTGALSKSDILAFSLTIGTHVADKLSNMSFSGSNVLEAVGSNLIFNFDGNFGPSGHSLLLFSNDGQADLILFSFGEIDDDYPVAGASHSTGSPASIAFGTNGTILTAAVPEPATWVMMILGFCGLGFLARRKRNRPLLGQLI
- a CDS encoding choice-of-anchor A family protein gives rise to the protein MKMSRAWLIAALLAAGATRPAAALPLTSDLLTNFNAIVTNFSSQSDTVGAVMIGGNLSGPSTTFDTQGYQPTASSLSGYGGVNIYGNASGGPYNVNNLTVHVGGSQNATFSGASKVTSNYAFPYSYSSIAGQLTQVSSALSKMATTGSSGLAIISQNSSIFTAQPVNGVAVINITAAQLEQVSNPTFDLNGAKLLVVNVDGNFSTGSGNFNDSNYASDILWNFYDATSLNFGVEFGGTVLAPNATVSSSSPIDGTLFAASFQGNGELHFKTLTDASYLNSVGSVPEASTWTMLLLGFAGLGLASCRRIKSERRSGVDAKAQFG